In Streptomyces hawaiiensis, one genomic interval encodes:
- a CDS encoding phosphotransferase family protein: protein MSPAAAQLNPDPALTGFLLAHQLAEPGESAHWSPLAGGVSSDLWRVDLPGRSVCVKRALARLRVAADWQAPVSRNAYEWAWMQFASRHRPDSVPELLAHDPEAGLFAMAYLSAEHHPVWKTQLLSGDVRLATAAAVGDLLATLHAASAGDAGLAAEFATDDNFHALRIEPYLLATAAAHPELGDILQGLADRTAMTHLALVHGDVSPKNILVGPSGPVLLDAECAWYGDPAFDLAFCVNHLLLKSLVVAGRRTDLLRSVHALAEAYLGRVDWEPLTTLEGRAASLLPALLLARVDGKSPVEYLTDDRHRLFVRAVASTLLRTPVATVAEVLDAWETALKALDEPAGGRPH from the coding sequence ATGAGCCCCGCCGCCGCACAGCTGAACCCCGACCCCGCACTGACCGGCTTCCTGCTCGCCCATCAACTCGCGGAACCAGGCGAAAGCGCCCACTGGTCCCCACTGGCGGGCGGAGTCTCGTCCGATCTGTGGCGGGTCGACCTGCCGGGACGTTCCGTGTGCGTCAAACGTGCCCTGGCCAGGCTCAGGGTCGCGGCGGACTGGCAGGCGCCGGTCTCGCGCAACGCGTACGAATGGGCGTGGATGCAATTCGCCTCCCGGCACCGGCCGGACAGCGTCCCCGAACTGCTGGCCCACGACCCCGAAGCCGGCCTCTTCGCGATGGCGTACCTGTCTGCCGAGCACCACCCCGTGTGGAAGACCCAACTGCTCTCCGGCGACGTACGGTTGGCGACCGCGGCGGCCGTCGGTGACCTGCTCGCGACCCTGCACGCGGCGAGCGCGGGTGACGCCGGCCTCGCCGCCGAGTTCGCCACCGACGACAACTTCCACGCGCTGCGCATCGAGCCGTACCTGCTCGCCACCGCCGCGGCACACCCCGAACTGGGCGACATCCTCCAGGGACTCGCCGACCGCACGGCCATGACGCACCTGGCCCTGGTCCATGGCGACGTCAGCCCCAAGAACATCCTCGTCGGCCCGTCGGGGCCCGTGCTCCTGGACGCCGAGTGCGCCTGGTACGGAGACCCGGCCTTCGACCTGGCCTTCTGTGTCAATCACCTGCTGCTCAAGAGCCTGGTGGTGGCCGGGCGGCGCACGGATCTGCTGCGGTCCGTACACGCACTCGCCGAGGCATACCTCGGGCGCGTCGACTGGGAACCCCTGACCACCCTGGAAGGCCGGGCGGCCTCGCTGCTGCCCGCCCTTCTGCTCGCGCGTGTCGACGGCAAGTCCCCGGTGGAGTACCTCACTGACGACCGGCACCGGCTGTTCGTCCGCGCCGTCGCCTCGACCCTGCTACGGACGCCCGTCGCGACGGTGGCGGAGGTCCTGGACGCCTGGGAGACCGCGCTGAAGGCCCTCGACGAGCCCGCCGGCGGCCGACCCCACTGA
- a CDS encoding cupin domain-containing protein, whose product MRRVVTGHDEDGKSVVVSDGPVPRSREFTSLPGWVSRLPWATEPGEPASRAGEDPTPKVTSLLPAPGGTRFVVLTFPPDTAMADPAFDPVAFDQEQRADSPGIADLMEPDGMHTTPTVDYGIVLRGDIVLELDNGHCTRLSAGDIVIQNGTRHAWRNRSDEPATMAFVLIGAEQDG is encoded by the coding sequence ATGCGAAGAGTCGTCACCGGCCACGACGAGGACGGCAAGTCGGTCGTCGTCAGCGACGGACCCGTCCCGCGTAGCCGGGAGTTCACCAGCCTGCCGGGCTGGGTGTCCCGCCTGCCCTGGGCCACCGAACCGGGCGAACCCGCCAGCCGGGCCGGGGAGGACCCCACGCCGAAGGTCACGAGCCTGCTTCCGGCGCCGGGCGGCACCCGGTTCGTCGTCCTGACCTTCCCACCGGACACCGCGATGGCCGACCCGGCGTTCGACCCGGTCGCCTTCGACCAGGAGCAGCGGGCCGACTCACCCGGCATCGCGGACCTCATGGAACCGGACGGCATGCACACCACGCCGACCGTGGACTACGGAATCGTGCTGCGGGGCGACATCGTCCTCGAACTCGACAACGGCCACTGCACACGGCTCTCGGCCGGGGACATCGTGATCCAGAACGGCACCCGGCACGCTTGGCGCAACCGCAGCGACGAACCGGCCACGATGGCCTTCGTACTCATCGGGGCCGAGCAGGACGGCTGA
- a CDS encoding acyl-CoA dehydrogenase C-terminal domain-containing protein produces MRKHPVRTALGITTAVMLACGAAAFGPAAPASAQFGARRTAERLDVAVASSREATAALLWQSKDNPRDMLAGGVPYLIQWGLLAGGWMHARILTAALELPQDADTARRLLDADFYGVHSLSRIPSLTEVIQAGEIV; encoded by the coding sequence ATGCGAAAACACCCTGTCCGCACGGCACTCGGCATCACGACCGCGGTCATGCTGGCTTGCGGCGCTGCGGCATTCGGGCCGGCTGCCCCGGCCTCCGCACAGTTCGGCGCCCGGCGCACCGCCGAGCGCCTCGACGTCGCAGTGGCCTCCTCCCGCGAGGCGACCGCCGCCCTCCTGTGGCAGTCCAAGGACAACCCCCGCGACATGCTCGCCGGCGGCGTCCCCTACCTCATCCAGTGGGGCCTGCTCGCGGGCGGATGGATGCACGCCCGCATCCTGACCGCCGCTCTGGAGCTGCCGCAGGACGCCGACACCGCACGCCGCCTCCTGGACGCCGACTTCTACGGCGTCCACAGCCTCAGCCGCATTCCCTCGCTGACCGAGGTAATCCAAGCCGGAGAGATCGTATGA
- a CDS encoding DUF2332 domain-containing protein, with translation MYRHFGEVDAAETSPLYERVAVALSESDEALRAIEAAPARKRHPTVILAALHDLALAGRAPALAAAYAAADGDAAAEAAIDTLLRMTDSVVSIAVRRQTRANETGRCAVLYPAIAEAARRVGAHAVGLIDVGCSAGFNLNADRVGITYDNGQSLGDASSPVQLSSSIVGGRPVPTRAMPEVVARVGVDLDPVDVTDADDARWLRACLWPDQPDQPDQPDRVARLEAEMALAATAPPLLLQGDAVEVLPDAFARVPADALPVVTTTWALSHFSLERRLRFLHRLDEAAAGRAVAWVSAEGVGVAPAIPTLGDRRASGHSIIGLAVFNQSALRAEAIGRCWSQGRLLAWLADS, from the coding sequence GTGTACCGACACTTCGGTGAAGTCGACGCCGCCGAAACGTCGCCGCTGTACGAGCGCGTCGCCGTCGCCCTGAGTGAGTCCGACGAGGCGCTGCGCGCCATCGAGGCGGCGCCGGCGCGTAAGCGGCACCCCACGGTGATCCTCGCAGCGCTACACGACCTCGCCCTCGCCGGACGCGCCCCGGCGCTTGCCGCGGCCTATGCCGCTGCGGACGGTGACGCTGCCGCCGAAGCGGCGATCGACACACTGCTGCGCATGACCGACTCGGTCGTGTCCATCGCCGTGCGCCGGCAGACACGCGCCAACGAGACCGGACGCTGCGCCGTGCTGTACCCGGCCATCGCCGAGGCGGCACGCCGGGTAGGCGCGCATGCGGTTGGGCTGATCGACGTGGGCTGTTCGGCTGGGTTCAATCTCAATGCCGATCGTGTTGGCATCACGTACGACAACGGGCAATCGCTGGGCGACGCGTCCTCTCCCGTGCAGTTGTCGTCTTCGATCGTGGGAGGTCGGCCCGTCCCGACGCGGGCGATGCCCGAGGTCGTCGCCCGGGTCGGCGTCGACCTCGATCCGGTCGACGTGACCGACGCGGATGACGCCCGCTGGTTGCGCGCATGCCTGTGGCCGGATCAGCCGGATCAGCCGGATCAGCCGGACAGGGTCGCAAGGCTCGAGGCGGAGATGGCATTGGCGGCGACGGCACCTCCGCTGCTCCTGCAAGGTGACGCCGTCGAGGTGTTGCCCGACGCCTTCGCCCGTGTGCCCGCGGACGCCCTGCCTGTCGTCACCACGACGTGGGCGCTTTCGCACTTCTCGCTCGAGCGCCGCCTGCGCTTCTTGCACCGCCTCGACGAGGCGGCGGCCGGCCGGGCGGTGGCGTGGGTGTCAGCGGAGGGGGTCGGAGTCGCGCCGGCGATACCCACACTTGGCGACCGTCGCGCCTCCGGCCACAGCATCATCGGCCTGGCGGTGTTCAACCAGTCGGCTCTGCGCGCCGAGGCCATTGGCCGCTGCTGGTCGCAGGGCCGCTTGCTGGCGTGGCTGGCGGACTCCTAG
- a CDS encoding AbgT family transporter, with protein MGRAAGTAAAARRRVRACAAPIAPMSATFVLTVGYLQTYQKKAGIGTLVSFTLPAAMAMMAAWIALFAVWYALGLPLGPGAPIR; from the coding sequence GTGGGCCGGGCTGCTGGAACTGCTGCGGCGGCGCGCCGCCGAGTTCGTGCCTGCGCGGCGCCCATCGCCCCGATGAGCGCGACGTTCGTCCTCACCGTCGGCTACCTCCAGACGTACCAGAAGAAGGCGGGCATCGGCACTCTGGTGTCGTTCACGCTTCCGGCCGCGATGGCGATGATGGCCGCCTGGATCGCCCTGTTCGCGGTCTGGTACGCCCTGGGGCTGCCGCTGGGCCCCGGTGCGCCGATCCGCTGA
- a CDS encoding DUF5302 domain-containing protein produces MAEESPSQEGSESADAESPALAPDDNGQYDLKRKFREALARKRAKQADAADLAATTDTSKVRGAHGPAASQRSFRRKSGG; encoded by the coding sequence ATGGCCGAAGAGTCTCCCTCACAAGAAGGTTCGGAGTCGGCTGACGCCGAGAGCCCTGCTCTCGCGCCCGACGACAACGGCCAGTACGACCTGAAGCGCAAGTTTCGGGAGGCCCTGGCGCGCAAGCGCGCTAAGCAGGCGGACGCCGCCGATCTCGCTGCGACCACCGACACGTCAAAGGTCCGCGGCGCGCACGGCCCGGCTGCGAGCCAGCGGTCGTTCCGACGCAAGAGCGGCGGCTGA
- a CDS encoding cold-shock protein — protein MAAGTVKWFNAEKGFGFIEQDGGGPDVFAHYSNISAQGFRELLEGQKVTFDIAQGQKGPTAENIVLA, from the coding sequence ATGGCTGCTGGTACCGTGAAGTGGTTCAACGCGGAAAAGGGCTTCGGCTTCATCGAGCAGGACGGTGGCGGCCCCGACGTGTTCGCCCACTACTCGAACATTTCCGCCCAGGGCTTCCGTGAGCTGCTCGAGGGCCAGAAGGTGACCTTCGACATCGCGCAGGGCCAGAAGGGCCCGACGGCCGAGAACATCGTTCTCGCCTGA
- a CDS encoding DEAD/DEAH box helicase produces the protein MNRTRTNDRFARTRNGSADSGRSGGRFGSPAPRRSGEPSRSGGYGPRPAAIQGEFALPRTITPALPAVEGFADLDMPGELLAALGTQGVTVPFPIQAATLPNSLAGRDVLGRGRTGSGKTLAFGLALLARTAGQRAEAGQPLGLILVPTRELAQQVTDALAPYARSLKLRLATVVGGMPIGRQVSALRGGAEVVVATPGRLKDLIDRGDCRLNHVAITVLDEADQMADMGFMPQVTALLDQVRPEGQRMLFSATLDRNVDLLVRRYLSDPVVHSVDPSAGAVTTMEHHVLHVHGADKHTATTEIAARDGRVIMFLDTKHAVDRLTEHLLNSGVRAAALHGGKSQPQRTRTLTQFKTGHVNVLVATNVAARGIHVDNLDLVVNVDPPTDPKDYLHRGGRTARAGESGSVVTLVTPNQRRSMTRLMAAAGIVPQTTRVRVGEEALHRITGAQAPSGIPVVITTPVVERPKRSATSRGRRRSASAARRASVRQSTAGAAA, from the coding sequence ATGAACCGCACACGCACGAACGACCGCTTCGCCCGCACCCGTAACGGCAGTGCCGACTCCGGAAGGAGTGGCGGCCGATTCGGTTCGCCCGCCCCGCGCCGGTCCGGTGAGCCGAGCCGTTCCGGCGGTTACGGCCCCCGACCCGCCGCGATCCAAGGAGAGTTCGCCCTCCCCAGGACGATCACCCCCGCGCTTCCCGCAGTGGAGGGTTTCGCCGATCTCGACATGCCCGGGGAACTGCTGGCCGCGCTCGGCACCCAGGGCGTGACCGTACCGTTCCCGATCCAGGCCGCGACCCTGCCGAACTCCCTCGCCGGCAGGGACGTCCTCGGCCGTGGGCGCACCGGCTCCGGCAAGACCCTCGCCTTCGGGCTGGCGCTGCTGGCCCGTACGGCCGGTCAACGCGCCGAGGCCGGGCAGCCGCTGGGGCTGATCCTCGTACCGACGCGTGAACTGGCACAGCAGGTCACCGACGCACTCGCCCCCTACGCCCGCTCCCTGAAGCTGCGGCTGGCCACGGTGGTGGGCGGGATGCCGATCGGCAGGCAGGTGAGCGCGCTGCGCGGTGGCGCCGAGGTCGTCGTCGCCACACCCGGACGCCTCAAGGACCTCATCGACCGCGGCGACTGCCGGTTGAACCACGTCGCCATCACCGTCCTCGACGAGGCCGACCAGATGGCCGACATGGGCTTCATGCCGCAGGTCACCGCCCTGCTCGACCAGGTCCGCCCCGAGGGTCAGCGCATGCTGTTCTCCGCCACCCTCGACCGCAACGTCGACCTGCTCGTGCGCCGCTACCTCAGCGACCCCGTCGTGCACTCCGTCGACCCCTCGGCCGGCGCCGTCACGACGATGGAGCACCACGTACTCCATGTCCACGGCGCCGACAAGCACACGGCCACCACCGAGATCGCCGCACGCGACGGCCGAGTGATCATGTTCCTCGACACCAAGCACGCCGTCGACCGCCTCACCGAGCACCTCCTGAACAGCGGGGTGCGGGCCGCCGCCCTGCACGGCGGGAAGTCGCAGCCGCAGCGCACCCGCACGCTGACGCAGTTCAAGACCGGGCACGTCAACGTGCTGGTGGCGACCAACGTCGCGGCGCGCGGCATCCACGTCGACAACCTCGACCTCGTCGTCAACGTCGACCCGCCGACCGACCCCAAGGACTACCTCCACCGCGGCGGCCGTACGGCACGTGCCGGCGAGTCCGGCAGCGTCGTCACCCTGGTCACCCCGAACCAGCGCCGCAGTATGACCCGCCTCATGGCAGCGGCCGGCATCGTCCCGCAGACCACCCGGGTCCGTGTCGGCGAAGAGGCCCTGCACCGCATCACCGGCGCCCAGGCCCCCTCCGGCATCCCGGTCGTCATCACCACACCGGTGGTCGAACGCCCCAAGCGCAGCGCCACCTCACGCGGCCGACGCCGCTCCGCTTCGGCGGCCCGCCGCGCATCCGTACGGCAGTCCACGGCCGGTGCGGCCGCATAG
- a CDS encoding CBS domain-containing protein, whose product MQTRPASAHPEHGTVADAMDAAGPQVWEDMTVEVALSVMAAACTGHLVVCDEDGQCTGLVTRARLTAVRDNSRYTDRIRLRDIADVIGPFVSPLATRAEAERAMRRRRLGALPVVDDHGNALGVLALTR is encoded by the coding sequence ATGCAGACCCGCCCGGCGAGCGCCCACCCCGAGCACGGCACGGTGGCCGACGCCATGGACGCGGCCGGACCGCAGGTCTGGGAGGACATGACCGTGGAGGTGGCCCTGTCCGTGATGGCCGCCGCCTGCACCGGGCATCTGGTCGTCTGTGACGAGGACGGCCAGTGCACCGGCCTGGTCACCCGGGCCAGGCTCACGGCCGTTCGTGACAACTCCCGATACACGGACCGGATCCGTCTGCGTGACATCGCCGACGTCATCGGGCCCTTCGTCTCGCCGCTGGCCACAAGGGCCGAAGCCGAGCGCGCGATGCGCCGCCGTCGGCTCGGGGCCCTGCCCGTGGTCGACGACCACGGCAACGCTCTGGGCGTCCTCGCCCTCACCCGTTGA
- a CDS encoding SCO5918 family protein: MRCVIARFPFDLTKSGVLESMKGVKPEPVTDEFVIIGRRHYPVKQVGQVITRQDRRDFSAGEVLRAMSRLGFTCRALPEAEPAPIESPLQRASAMLGTPLPV; this comes from the coding sequence ATGCGCTGTGTCATCGCCCGCTTCCCCTTCGACCTGACCAAGAGCGGCGTCCTGGAATCGATGAAGGGCGTCAAGCCCGAACCGGTCACAGACGAGTTCGTGATCATCGGACGACGCCACTACCCCGTCAAGCAGGTCGGCCAGGTCATCACCCGCCAGGACCGCCGCGATTTCAGCGCCGGTGAAGTCCTCCGGGCCATGTCCCGCCTCGGTTTCACCTGTCGCGCCCTCCCGGAGGCCGAACCCGCGCCCATCGAAAGCCCGTTGCAGCGGGCTTCCGCAATGCTCGGCACCCCCCTGCCCGTCTGA